In Sphingobacterium sp. lm-10, one DNA window encodes the following:
- the thiS gene encoding sulfur carrier protein ThiS: MTLHINQQARFFEESPQHLAALVALEMQGKTRGIAVAINQQVIPKDRWAHTPLQEQDQILIISATQGG; the protein is encoded by the coding sequence ATGACACTACACATCAATCAACAAGCTCGTTTTTTTGAAGAATCTCCGCAGCATTTGGCCGCACTGGTTGCGCTTGAAATGCAAGGAAAGACTAGAGGAATTGCGGTGGCTATCAATCAGCAGGTAATTCCCAAAGATCGCTGGGCTCACACACCATTGCAAGAGCAAGATCAAATCCTAATTATCTCCGCTACTCAGGGAGGTTAA
- the thiC gene encoding phosphomethylpyrimidine synthase ThiC, which yields MTTNTISNSPFPKSNKVYIKGNLFPIEVAMREITLSPTKMSNGRIEYNPPVTIYDTSGPYTDENATIDIRKGLPRLRAPWIMDRQDVDMLDEISSDYGKTRLADRKLDELRFEYSHRPLAAKPGHNVSQLYYAKQGIITPEMEYVAIRENQRIEQLQEVTNRMDHQHVGNSFGANTPQKHITPEFVRHEIACGRAIIPNNINHPESEPMIIGRNFLVKINANIGNSAVTSSIEEEVEKAVWACRWGADTIMDLSTGKNIHETREWIIRNSPVPIGTVPIYQALEKVNGVAEDLTWEIFRDTLIEQAEQGVSYFTIHAGVLLRYIHLTAQRVTGIVSRGGSIMAKWCLFHHQENFLYTHFEDICEIMKRYDVAFSLGDGLRPGAIADANDAAQFAELETLGELTKVAWKHDVQVMVEGPGHVPMHLIKENMEKQLAECDEAPFYTLGPLTTDIAPGYDHITSAIGAAMIGWYGCAMLCYVTPKEHLGLPNKKDVKDGVITYKLAAHAADLAKGHPGAQYRDNALSKARFEFRWEDQFNLSLDPDTAREFHDETLPADGAKVAHFCSMCGPKFCSMKITQEIRDTAEQGMFDKSQEFIDQGKQLYL from the coding sequence ATGACAACGAACACGATTTCCAATTCTCCTTTTCCAAAGTCCAACAAAGTATACATCAAGGGCAATTTATTCCCCATCGAGGTGGCTATGAGAGAAATCACACTTAGCCCGACCAAGATGAGCAATGGCCGCATCGAGTATAATCCACCAGTTACTATCTATGACACCTCTGGACCCTACACAGACGAAAATGCGACCATCGATATTAGAAAAGGTTTACCGCGACTACGTGCTCCTTGGATTATGGATCGCCAAGATGTCGACATGCTAGACGAGATCAGTTCAGATTATGGCAAAACCCGATTGGCCGACAGAAAATTGGATGAGCTCCGGTTTGAATATAGTCACCGACCACTCGCTGCAAAGCCCGGACACAATGTGTCGCAACTCTATTATGCGAAGCAAGGGATCATCACTCCAGAAATGGAGTATGTTGCGATTCGTGAGAATCAACGCATAGAGCAGCTGCAGGAGGTAACCAATCGCATGGATCATCAACATGTTGGAAATAGCTTCGGAGCCAATACACCACAAAAACACATTACACCAGAATTTGTACGCCATGAAATTGCTTGCGGGCGGGCTATCATTCCTAACAATATCAACCATCCGGAAAGTGAACCGATGATCATTGGAAGAAATTTTTTGGTCAAGATAAATGCCAATATTGGCAATAGCGCTGTGACATCTAGTATCGAAGAAGAGGTCGAAAAAGCAGTTTGGGCCTGCCGTTGGGGTGCCGATACGATCATGGATCTTTCCACGGGCAAGAACATACACGAAACTCGCGAATGGATTATCCGTAATTCACCGGTACCTATTGGTACGGTGCCTATCTATCAGGCTTTGGAAAAAGTAAATGGCGTGGCAGAAGACCTCACTTGGGAAATCTTCCGAGATACCTTGATCGAGCAGGCCGAGCAGGGCGTTTCGTATTTTACCATCCATGCAGGTGTACTACTGCGTTATATACACCTCACGGCACAACGCGTGACCGGAATCGTATCCAGAGGCGGTTCTATCATGGCCAAATGGTGCTTATTTCACCATCAGGAAAACTTCCTATATACCCACTTTGAAGATATCTGTGAAATTATGAAACGCTACGACGTCGCTTTTTCACTCGGTGATGGCTTGCGCCCTGGCGCTATTGCAGATGCTAATGATGCTGCCCAATTCGCTGAATTGGAAACCTTAGGCGAGCTCACGAAAGTGGCCTGGAAGCATGATGTACAGGTTATGGTTGAAGGGCCAGGGCACGTGCCCATGCACCTGATCAAAGAAAACATGGAGAAGCAGCTGGCGGAGTGCGACGAGGCACCATTTTACACGCTTGGCCCATTGACCACCGATATAGCACCGGGTTACGATCATATTACTTCCGCCATCGGTGCGGCGATGATCGGTTGGTATGGTTGTGCGATGCTGTGTTATGTAACGCCAAAAGAACACTTAGGCTTGCCAAATAAAAAAGACGTCAAAGACGGCGTAATCACATATAAACTGGCAGCCCATGCTGCGGATTTGGCCAAAGGGCATCCCGGTGCGCAATACCGAGACAATGCGTTGAGTAAGGCACGTTTTGAATTCCGTTGGGAAGATCAATTCAACTTATCGCTCGATCCGGATACCGCCCGCGAGTTTCATGATGAAACATTACCGGCAGATGGTGCTAAAGTAGCCCACTTCTGTTCGATGTGCGGACCAAAATTCTGTTCGATGAAGATCACACAGGAGATTAGAGATACCGCAGAACAAGGCATGTTCGACAAATCGCAGGAATTTATTGATCAGGGAAAACAGCTGTACTTATGA
- a CDS encoding thiamine phosphate synthase: protein MILVITPEYAADQELDTVVRLLDEGLDGLHIRKYQWTAKETATYVRSIPEVYHPKLVLHAQHELIQEFDIRQIHYSERDRLQLQKIPQQEGVQFSSSVHDIHTFNELEETWRYAFLSPFFPSISKPDYGLASTISSQLAERNNNAVKLIALGGIDVTNIEYTLSTKVDGVALLGAIWESNDPMKAFRDCRDAVANTNIVR from the coding sequence ATGATCCTAGTGATTACACCGGAATATGCCGCAGACCAGGAGTTAGACACTGTCGTCCGTTTATTGGACGAAGGACTTGATGGGCTGCATATCCGTAAGTATCAATGGACAGCAAAAGAAACCGCAACATATGTACGAAGCATACCCGAGGTGTATCATCCGAAATTGGTATTGCATGCGCAGCATGAACTTATACAAGAGTTTGATATTAGACAGATTCACTATTCTGAAAGGGATCGATTACAATTACAGAAAATACCACAGCAAGAAGGCGTACAATTTTCCAGTTCAGTGCATGATATACACACGTTCAACGAGCTAGAAGAAACCTGGCGCTATGCCTTCTTAAGCCCGTTCTTCCCGAGCATATCCAAACCAGATTATGGTTTAGCATCGACGATATCGAGCCAACTCGCAGAAAGGAATAATAATGCCGTTAAACTCATCGCTTTAGGAGGTATTGATGTGACAAACATTGAGTATACGCTATCCACCAAAGTAGATGGCGTAGCCTTACTCGGCGCTATTTGGGAAAGTAACGATCCGATGAAGGCATTTCGGGATTGTCGCGATGCCGTGGCAAATACAAACATAGTAAGATAA
- a CDS encoding thiamine phosphate synthase: MTPSEYPKIQYISQGDTLAIQSRNIRLALDAGADWIQIRWKQPKDTAFRDFCTSIKKHCASYQALCLLNDHVDTARAIDADGVHLGLTDMPVSDARALLGTNKIIGGTANTAADILQRMEERCDYIGLGPWRYTTTKKQLSPILGLEGFTEIMTYLQQLDRPAPPIYAIGGIRLEDIPTLQQIGIHGIAVSTLLTEQPRQITSIKSILQ; the protein is encoded by the coding sequence ATGACACCATCAGAATATCCAAAAATACAATACATCTCACAAGGAGATACCTTAGCCATCCAATCACGTAATATTAGGCTGGCGCTTGATGCTGGTGCAGACTGGATTCAGATCCGGTGGAAGCAACCAAAAGATACGGCATTTCGGGATTTTTGCACCTCGATCAAAAAACACTGCGCTTCTTACCAAGCGCTATGCCTGCTCAACGATCATGTGGACACCGCACGCGCCATCGATGCAGACGGCGTGCACCTCGGACTCACGGACATGCCAGTATCGGATGCCAGAGCGCTGCTTGGCACAAATAAAATTATTGGCGGAACAGCCAATACCGCAGCAGATATCCTTCAACGAATGGAGGAGCGTTGCGACTACATTGGTTTGGGCCCCTGGCGATACACCACCACAAAAAAACAGCTTAGCCCGATTTTGGGACTGGAAGGATTTACAGAGATCATGACTTACCTGCAACAGTTAGATCGACCCGCTCCTCCCATTTATGCCATCGGAGGGATTCGGCTAGAAGATATTCCGACATTGCAACAGATAGGTATACATGGTATCGCCGTATCTACCTTGCTCACAGAACAGCCTCGACAAATCACATCCATTAAATCAATACTACAATGA
- a CDS encoding thiazole synthase: MKDLKIADRHFNSRLFLGTGKFGDLHRMREAMIASSTELVTMALKRVDHLAESDQLLTALDLPQLHLLPNTSGARNAKEAVLAAMLAREALETNWIKLEIHPDPRYLLPDPIETLAATEELAKVGFVVMPYIHADPVLCKRLEEVGTAVVMPLGAPIGTNKGLRTIDFLEIIIEQSQVPVVVDAGIGRPSDAAKAMEIGADAVLVNTAIAAAQDPVRMAEAFKEAVIAGRKAYEAGLGAQSMHGVASASSPLTSFLTD; this comes from the coding sequence ATGAAAGATTTAAAGATTGCAGATAGACATTTTAATTCCCGCCTGTTTTTAGGAACGGGCAAGTTTGGTGATTTACACCGCATGCGGGAAGCCATGATAGCCTCCTCTACCGAATTGGTGACCATGGCGCTAAAACGGGTAGATCACTTGGCGGAGTCCGATCAACTGCTGACGGCGCTGGATCTCCCTCAACTTCATTTATTGCCGAATACATCTGGTGCTAGAAATGCCAAAGAAGCCGTGCTGGCCGCTATGCTGGCGCGAGAAGCCTTAGAAACAAATTGGATAAAACTGGAGATCCACCCCGACCCGCGTTATCTCCTTCCCGATCCTATAGAAACGCTAGCCGCCACCGAAGAATTGGCAAAAGTAGGATTTGTCGTAATGCCTTACATTCATGCCGACCCGGTATTATGTAAGCGATTGGAAGAAGTCGGTACAGCGGTGGTGATGCCTTTGGGCGCGCCTATCGGCACGAATAAAGGACTTCGGACGATTGATTTTCTAGAAATAATCATCGAACAAAGTCAGGTTCCTGTCGTTGTTGATGCCGGAATCGGCCGTCCTTCCGACGCCGCCAAGGCGATGGAAATCGGTGCCGATGCTGTTTTGGTGAATACCGCCATTGCGGCAGCGCAAGATCCGGTACGCATGGCAGAAGCATTCAAAGAAGCGGTTATCGCCGGTCGCAAAGCTTACGAGGCAGGTTTGGGCGCGCAAAGTATGCACGGTGTGGCATCTGCATCCAGTCCGCTTACTTCTTTTCTCACCGATTAA
- the thiH gene encoding 2-iminoacetate synthase ThiH encodes MRTFKETFASYTWDSIQQKIYASTLDDVKRVLQKDRHQLEDFLVLLSPAAESALEHMAQLAQSITQRRFGKTIQMYAPLYLSNECQNICTYCGFSMDNKIKRKTLSDTEIMMEAMALKAMGLQHVLLVSGEANKTVGVDYFLNAIRLLKPHFSQISIEVQPLEQHEYELIQQAGVHTVLVYQETYHQDVYRAYHPKGKKSNFDYRLDTPDRIGKAGIHKIGLGVLLGLEDWRTDSFFNAMHINYLQKQYWRTKYSVSFPRLRPAEGIIEPNFVMEDRHLLQLICAYRIWNPDLEISISTRESEHFRNHIIPIGVTTMSAASKTNPGGYAVDPQSLEQFEISDERSMETVIDLIKKVGYDPIMKDWDVAYSGLDKAKV; translated from the coding sequence ATGCGAACATTTAAAGAAACATTCGCTTCCTACACCTGGGACAGCATTCAACAGAAAATCTATGCCAGCACACTGGACGATGTGAAACGTGTTTTGCAAAAAGATCGGCACCAATTGGAAGATTTTTTGGTACTGCTGTCGCCCGCAGCGGAGTCAGCCCTAGAACATATGGCTCAGTTGGCACAATCCATCACACAGCGCCGCTTTGGTAAGACGATACAGATGTATGCACCGCTTTACCTGAGTAATGAGTGCCAAAATATCTGTACGTATTGTGGCTTCAGCATGGATAATAAAATCAAGCGAAAGACGCTATCAGATACCGAAATTATGATGGAAGCCATGGCACTCAAAGCGATGGGCTTACAACATGTGTTGCTGGTTAGTGGCGAGGCCAATAAAACAGTCGGTGTAGATTACTTTCTAAATGCTATTCGCCTATTGAAACCTCATTTCTCCCAAATATCCATCGAAGTACAACCACTAGAACAGCATGAATATGAATTAATTCAACAAGCGGGTGTACACACGGTACTGGTGTATCAGGAAACATACCATCAAGATGTGTACAGAGCCTACCACCCTAAAGGTAAAAAATCGAATTTCGACTATCGACTGGATACACCCGATCGCATTGGCAAAGCTGGAATACATAAAATTGGCTTGGGCGTATTACTGGGACTGGAAGATTGGAGAACCGACAGTTTCTTCAATGCAATGCATATCAATTACCTGCAAAAACAATACTGGCGCACCAAATACAGCGTTTCATTCCCGCGACTTCGGCCAGCTGAAGGAATTATAGAACCCAACTTTGTGATGGAAGACCGACATCTGCTGCAACTAATTTGTGCCTATCGCATTTGGAACCCTGACTTGGAAATATCTATTTCTACCCGGGAGAGTGAGCATTTCAGGAATCATATCATTCCTATTGGCGTCACCACGATGAGTGCCGCCTCCAAAACAAACCCTGGTGGGTACGCGGTAGATCCCCAATCACTGGAACAATTTGAAATCAGCGATGAGCGCAGCATGGAAACGGTAATTGATTTGATCAAAAAGGTAGGATACGATCCGATCATGAAAGACTGGGATGTTGCGTACAGCGGACTGGATAAAGCAAAAGTATGA
- a CDS encoding HesA/MoeB/ThiF family protein produces the protein MTEKSTPFSRYSRQIFIEEIGVAGQRRIMQSKILVVGAGGLGSPVIQYLAAAGVGTLGMVDFDVLEEHNLNRQIIHRTADIGSAKVDSAARFVRELNPLINIETHSVKLDDSNAKNLILDYDVVVDGSDNFTTRYLVNDVCVALNKPIIYGSIFGFEGQVAVFNYNGGKQLRDLFPEPPTAEDIPDCDSNGVLGALPGIIGSMMAMLALKVIIGLPVDTNQLTIVDTMQWNFTKINF, from the coding sequence ATGACCGAAAAATCAACTCCTTTCTCCCGGTATAGCCGGCAGATATTTATAGAAGAAATCGGCGTAGCAGGCCAACGTAGAATAATGCAAAGCAAGATTTTGGTGGTGGGTGCCGGCGGCTTAGGTAGCCCCGTAATCCAGTACCTAGCAGCAGCCGGAGTTGGGACATTAGGCATGGTAGATTTTGATGTCTTGGAAGAGCATAATCTAAACCGGCAGATCATCCATCGCACTGCTGATATTGGCTCTGCAAAAGTGGATAGTGCTGCGCGCTTTGTGCGAGAGCTCAATCCATTAATCAACATTGAAACACATTCGGTTAAGCTAGATGACAGCAATGCAAAGAACCTAATATTGGATTATGATGTGGTAGTGGATGGATCGGACAATTTCACCACACGCTATCTGGTGAATGATGTTTGCGTGGCTTTGAATAAGCCCATCATCTACGGTAGCATCTTCGGTTTTGAAGGTCAAGTAGCGGTCTTCAATTACAATGGAGGCAAGCAGCTGCGCGATCTATTTCCAGAACCGCCTACAGCGGAAGATATTCCGGATTGCGATAGCAATGGTGTATTGGGCGCATTACCCGGAATAATAGGGAGTATGATGGCAATGCTGGCGCTCAAGGTTATTATTGGATTGCCTGTAGATACCAATCAGTTAACCATTGTGGATACCATGCAATGGAATTTTACAAAAATAAATTTTTAA
- a CDS encoding acyl-CoA dehydrogenase family protein has protein sequence MKEQYAVFIDRFQKRLHEIFHSESNINELSLERGLPDEVWRGIMEQNPLSVAIPEQFGGRGANVRECLGILSAASYESLPLSLTFGINIALFLEPLAKYGHGDIQQGIFDRFLKERAMGGLMITEPDFGSDALNMRTSYSELENEFKLQGQKHWQGLTGMADFWIVAARKKNQDGDLARDVEFFVTDNSKSEQHIPVEEYFNNLGLYMIPYGLNKIDLTVPHTHKLQQYSTGIKMMLDILHRSRMQFPGMGMGFIQRMLDDSLAHCLQRKVGAQSLFHVDSVQYQLSRIQSAYTLCSGMCAWSSNVSGIEFDLATEGLQANSMKALVSDLMQESAQIAVQLSGSSGYKLNHIAGRGIVDSRPFQIFEGSNEMLYTQIAEIVVKQMKKAKETHVGTFLSGFEHTTRVLDRFKKHFDISLSATNLVQRQLVVLGKAIARLVCLQYVDHMVSKGFRTDLFEQAAKHVEMDVKAFLSDFIDYNDASPIVEYQEKSDWASFI, from the coding sequence ATGAAAGAACAATACGCGGTTTTTATAGATAGATTCCAGAAACGTCTCCATGAGATATTCCACAGCGAGTCCAATATTAATGAACTTAGTCTTGAAAGAGGACTACCAGATGAGGTGTGGCGCGGCATTATGGAGCAAAACCCACTCTCGGTAGCTATTCCCGAACAATTCGGTGGTCGTGGCGCTAATGTGCGTGAGTGTTTAGGAATTCTTTCCGCAGCCTCGTATGAATCACTGCCTTTATCATTGACATTTGGTATCAACATCGCTTTGTTTTTAGAACCCTTGGCAAAATATGGTCATGGAGATATTCAGCAAGGTATATTCGATCGTTTTCTGAAAGAGCGTGCTATGGGTGGCCTTATGATTACCGAGCCGGATTTTGGTAGCGATGCCTTAAACATGCGTACCAGCTACTCGGAGTTGGAAAATGAATTTAAACTACAAGGTCAGAAGCATTGGCAAGGCTTGACGGGTATGGCAGATTTTTGGATCGTAGCTGCTCGCAAGAAAAACCAAGATGGAGACCTTGCCAGAGATGTAGAGTTTTTTGTAACGGATAATAGTAAATCAGAACAACATATTCCGGTAGAAGAGTATTTTAATAATCTGGGATTATATATGATCCCTTACGGTTTGAATAAGATCGATCTGACCGTTCCACATACGCACAAACTACAGCAATATAGCACAGGTATCAAGATGATGCTGGATATCTTGCACCGTAGCCGCATGCAGTTTCCAGGAATGGGTATGGGTTTTATTCAGCGTATGCTGGATGATTCTCTAGCACATTGCTTACAGCGTAAGGTGGGCGCACAATCTTTATTCCACGTAGATTCTGTACAATACCAGTTGTCTAGAATACAATCTGCATATACTTTGTGCTCTGGCATGTGTGCCTGGAGCTCCAATGTAAGTGGTATCGAGTTTGATTTAGCGACCGAAGGTTTGCAAGCCAACTCCATGAAAGCATTAGTGTCTGATTTGATGCAAGAATCTGCTCAGATAGCGGTTCAATTATCTGGTTCAAGCGGATATAAACTAAATCACATTGCCGGACGCGGTATTGTAGATAGCCGACCTTTCCAAATCTTTGAAGGATCGAATGAAATGCTTTACACGCAGATTGCGGAGATTGTCGTGAAGCAGATGAAGAAAGCGAAAGAAACACATGTAGGCACTTTCTTGTCTGGCTTTGAGCACACGACCCGTGTGTTGGACAGATTCAAAAAGCATTTTGATATTTCATTATCGGCAACCAACCTAGTACAGCGTCAATTGGTGGTTCTAGGAAAAGCGATAGCACGGTTAGTATGTTTGCAATATGTAGATCATATGGTATCGAAAGGATTCCGTACCGATTTGTTTGAGCAAGCAGCTAAACATGTAGAAATGGATGTGAAAGCATTCTTATCCGACTTCATCGACTATAACGATGCATCGCCAATAGTAGAATATCAAGAAAAATCTGACTGGGCATCGTTTATTTAA
- a CDS encoding response regulator transcription factor yields MIKIILAEDHLVVRNGIKLLLDSQEGLQVVGEANNGEEVIRLVDDGGEANLVITDLTMEGIGGMELIKRLKEEHPAVKIIILSMLADIPYLIEAFDLGVDGYLVKNSAYDELSFAIQQVSKGGTYICAELTMTLLDKMRSATQIEESNAEARIQVDISERESEILQLIGEGYTNMEIADKLFISKRTVEGHRQNLIDKMGVKNSAALIKIAVKNSLIS; encoded by the coding sequence ATGATAAAAATAATTCTTGCCGAAGATCATCTCGTTGTTAGAAATGGCATCAAATTGCTGTTGGATTCTCAAGAAGGTCTACAAGTGGTTGGCGAGGCCAACAATGGTGAAGAAGTGATACGTTTGGTAGATGATGGGGGAGAAGCGAATCTAGTAATCACCGATCTAACGATGGAAGGAATTGGCGGGATGGAGTTGATTAAACGTCTGAAAGAAGAGCACCCTGCCGTAAAGATTATTATATTATCCATGTTGGCAGATATACCTTATCTCATTGAAGCCTTCGATCTGGGCGTGGATGGCTATCTGGTTAAAAATTCTGCCTACGATGAATTGTCTTTTGCCATCCAACAGGTTTCTAAAGGCGGAACATATATTTGCGCTGAACTTACCATGACTTTACTAGATAAAATGCGATCTGCTACGCAAATCGAAGAAAGTAATGCCGAAGCCAGAATTCAGGTCGACATTAGTGAACGTGAAAGTGAGATCTTACAGCTCATTGGTGAAGGATATACAAATATGGAAATCGCAGACAAACTGTTTATCAGCAAACGCACGGTAGAAGGACATCGACAAAATCTGATCGATAAAATGGGGGTAAAAAACTCCGCAGCGCTGATAAAAATCGCGGTAAAAAATAGCTTAATCAGTTAG
- a CDS encoding ATP-binding protein, which produces MSELTQDRKTPIQSYGTLICTDAFDHIVGISSAIQEMFSRSAEQYLGRDIRDLLTNYFADQSAYILSIVREIKHQEIANKVLEFTSNNQKYSLRLSQIKNNIHWEWELKTSDKPIAFQMDDIAHVLESSPKSLWHKLSENILHILRFDRVYVCQVYENGTSEVIAEHVEDVTKSLLHGRFSEDFLRQEDIRNYQAVNYRYVPDLFAPLSTFHQLAEEQVDVAHSHLYPIPLLHADLARSLGAKSLIAFPLIANGRLWGILMAHSFSGVEIDLQKRQLCQLLCMYAAKKQESNIKNTLLEFQENIHDTLLGIRNDLMSNTDIFTILSRHMSKMQQIPDADGIAICVAEEMHVLGIVPESKQILQIAKLIRNLKEKSLFLDSNFRLRYAHLIDGELNFAGIMALRLGKDSEMKIMWFRQEEIDMMYQTTPLCQQLSQEEHGIEDTLYAHETWQREVIDTAKSWNTNDLYFVEHLRSLLQDTMLAKSEEKERINQKLISLNNELEMLTFTLSHDLKNPLSVVKLSSQMLSRKLEGEHQRWIKILLDGVDDIESMVNSVLSVGKSRIYHFDHTDVPMGQMIEKIVSHSQLIQNSFCATVDYGNLHPIWGERNLLHQVFQNVIGNAIKYSKNHAAPKLHIHSYLTESETVYEIQDNGIGIPANELEHIFHVFRRSSNVGKIAGTGVGLALVRRIMDRLQAGINLQSSEQTGTKVILTFKKKPPIN; this is translated from the coding sequence ATGTCAGAACTAACACAAGACCGCAAAACGCCTATTCAATCTTATGGCACATTAATCTGTACCGATGCATTTGACCACATTGTGGGTATTAGCTCTGCTATACAAGAAATGTTTAGTCGGTCGGCAGAGCAATACTTAGGGCGCGACATTCGGGATCTTTTGACCAATTATTTCGCCGACCAGTCGGCGTATATCCTGTCAATTGTGCGAGAGATCAAGCATCAGGAAATCGCGAATAAAGTATTGGAATTCACGAGTAATAATCAAAAATACAGTTTACGCCTTTCGCAGATTAAAAACAACATCCACTGGGAGTGGGAGCTGAAAACTTCGGATAAACCTATCGCTTTTCAAATGGACGATATTGCTCATGTGCTGGAGTCCAGTCCAAAATCGCTGTGGCATAAATTATCAGAAAATATCTTGCACATCTTACGATTCGACCGTGTGTATGTATGTCAAGTCTATGAAAATGGAACGAGTGAGGTGATTGCAGAACATGTAGAAGATGTGACTAAATCACTATTACACGGCAGATTTTCTGAAGATTTCCTTCGACAAGAGGATATACGAAACTATCAGGCAGTTAATTACAGGTATGTACCAGACTTATTTGCCCCATTGAGCACTTTTCATCAGTTAGCGGAAGAGCAGGTTGACGTAGCTCATTCGCACCTATACCCAATACCACTACTACATGCCGACTTGGCCCGTAGCCTTGGCGCAAAAAGTTTAATTGCCTTTCCACTAATTGCCAATGGCCGACTATGGGGTATTCTAATGGCTCACAGCTTTTCCGGTGTTGAAATCGATTTACAGAAAAGACAACTATGCCAGCTGTTATGTATGTACGCCGCAAAAAAACAGGAATCTAACATTAAAAACACCTTATTAGAATTCCAGGAAAACATCCATGATACACTTCTAGGCATACGTAATGACTTAATGTCCAATACGGATATATTTACGATACTATCCCGGCACATGAGTAAAATGCAGCAGATCCCAGACGCAGACGGCATCGCCATTTGCGTAGCAGAGGAAATGCATGTTCTTGGTATCGTCCCTGAAAGCAAACAAATCCTTCAAATTGCTAAACTAATTCGTAATCTAAAAGAAAAATCATTGTTTCTAGACAGTAATTTCAGACTTCGTTATGCGCATCTTATTGATGGCGAGCTGAATTTTGCAGGGATAATGGCATTGCGTTTGGGAAAAGATTCGGAAATGAAAATTATGTGGTTTCGGCAAGAAGAAATTGACATGATGTACCAAACAACCCCTCTTTGTCAGCAGCTATCGCAGGAGGAGCACGGGATCGAAGACACCCTGTATGCGCACGAAACCTGGCAGCGTGAAGTAATCGACACGGCAAAATCATGGAACACCAACGACCTCTATTTTGTCGAACACTTGAGGAGCCTTTTACAAGACACTATGCTGGCCAAATCGGAAGAGAAAGAGCGTATCAATCAAAAATTGATCTCTCTAAATAACGAATTGGAAATGCTCACCTTCACTCTTTCGCACGACCTTAAGAACCCTTTGTCTGTCGTAAAATTAAGCTCACAAATGCTTTCACGAAAATTAGAAGGCGAACATCAAAGATGGATAAAAATCCTATTAGATGGTGTAGACGACATCGAAAGCATGGTAAATAGTGTATTATCTGTCGGTAAAAGTAGAATTTATCATTTTGACCATACAGATGTCCCAATGGGCCAAATGATTGAGAAAATTGTATCTCACAGCCAACTGATCCAAAACAGTTTTTGTGCTACCGTTGACTATGGTAACTTACATCCAATATGGGGCGAGCGAAATCTTCTGCATCAAGTGTTTCAAAATGTTATTGGCAATGCCATAAAGTATAGTAAAAACCATGCCGCTCCAAAATTACATATCCATAGCTACCTGACAGAATCGGAAACGGTCTATGAAATACAAGACAATGGCATCGGCATACCAGCTAACGAGTTGGAACATATTTTTCACGTTTTTAGACGCTCTTCGAATGTGGGCAAAATTGCGGGAACAGGTGTTGGATTGGCCTTGGTACGGAGAATAATGGATCGTCTGCAGGCAGGAATAAATCTGCAAAGCTCTGAACAAACGGGCACTAAAGTGATCCTGACTTTTAAAAAGAAACCACCTATCAATTAA
- a CDS encoding PA2169 family four-helix-bundle protein, with product MQYNNKECVDLLKRLISANKDRIAGYSEAIQQLNTDSDADLILEFEHYVQESQQFKAQLTPLVYREGDSESEYDAPRIIFTQAADAEQATSHRESVLQACEQAEKELQHIYKEVNGYNEIIDEHIKDMIKSQSDVQQESYITIANLLENEKSN from the coding sequence ATGCAATACAATAATAAAGAATGCGTCGACCTCTTGAAACGACTGATTTCCGCCAATAAAGATCGTATAGCCGGCTATTCGGAGGCTATCCAACAATTGAACACAGATTCAGACGCCGATCTAATTTTGGAGTTTGAACACTATGTGCAAGAATCACAGCAATTCAAGGCGCAACTGACACCTCTGGTATACCGAGAGGGTGACTCAGAGAGCGAATATGATGCTCCTAGAATTATTTTCACGCAAGCGGCAGATGCAGAACAGGCCACTTCTCATCGCGAATCGGTACTGCAAGCCTGTGAGCAAGCAGAAAAAGAATTGCAGCATATTTATAAAGAGGTAAATGGTTACAATGAGATTATTGATGAGCATATCAAAGACATGATCAAAAGCCAATCAGATGTACAACAAGAATCTTATATAACAATTGCTAATCTTTTAGAAAACGAAAAAAGTAACTAA